A window of Salmo trutta chromosome 33, fSalTru1.1, whole genome shotgun sequence genomic DNA:
tacattttagtcatttagcagacactcttatccagagtgacttacagtagtgaatgcatacatttcattaaaaaaaatgttttttgtactggccccccatgggaatcgaacccacaaccctggcgttgcacacaacatgctctaccaactgagccacagggaaggccaagtcctcccagattgcagttcctagggcttccactagatgtcaacagtctttagaaagagtttcaggctgggttttggaaaaatgacccagaaattgtagtttttctaggtggctcccattttggcttcagtgtttccaagcgcgtggaggAAAACGCGTTCTttcttatttatctccggtaatgaacatagtattctctgtcttaaattttattgtttatttgcgtattaggatacctaaggtttgattataaacgttgtttgacttgtttggaaaagtttattagtaacgtgtgggattcattttgtatgcatttcgatggagggaaactgagtggattattgactgaagcgcgccagctaaactgagtttttatggatataaagaaggacttcatcgaacaaaaggaccatttgtaatgtaactgagaccttttggagtgccaacagaagaagatcttcaaaggtaaggcatatattatatcgctatttctgactttcgtgtcgcaactgactggttgaaaatgatttgtcatGCATTTGTATGCGGGGCAcggtcctcagataatcgcatggtttgcttttcccgtaaagcctttttgaaatctgacaccttggctggattaacaagaagttaagctttattttgatgtttgACACATAATTTTCAAGAATGCTAAATATTTGAAtttagtatttttgaatttcgccctctgcaatttcactggatgttgtccaGGTGAGATGCTACCGTCCcacgtaccctagagaggttttaaacactctttcccatgcttgttcaatgacccataaacaattaatgaacatgcacctgtggaacggtcgataagacactaacagcttacagacggtaggcaattaaggtcacagttatgaaaacttaggacactaaagaggcctttctactgactctgaaaaacactaaaTGAAAGATGCCCAGGCTCCCTGCTcacctgcgtgaacgtgccttaggcatgctgcaaggaggcatgaggactgcagaagtggccagggcaataaattgcaatgtccgtactgtgagacgcctaagacagcgctacagggagacaggacggacagctgattgccctcgcagtggcagaccacgtgttacaacacctgcacaggatcagtacatccgaacatcacacctgcgggacaggtacaggatggcaacaacgagttacaccaggaacgcacaatccctccatcagtgctcagactgttcgcaataggctgagagaggctggactgcgggcttgtaggcctgttgtaaggcaggtcctcaccagacatcaccggcaaaaacgttgcctatgggcacaaacccaccgtcgctgtaccagacaggactggcaaaaagtgctcttcagtgacgagtcgcggttttgtctcaccagcggtgatggtcggatttgcgtttgtcgtcgaaggaatgagcgttacaccaaggcctgtactctggagcgggatcgatttggaggtggagggtacttcatggtctggggcagtgtgtcacagcatcatcggactgagcttgttgtcattgcaggtaatctcaacactgcgttacagggaagacatcctcctccctcatgtggtacccttcctgcaggctcatcctgacatgaccctccagcatgacaatgccaccatccatattgctcgttctgtgcgtgatttcctgcaaggcaggaatgtcagtgttctgccatggccagcgaagagcccggatctcaaacccatttagcacatctgggacctgctggatcggagggtgagggctagggcctttccccacagaaatgtccgggaacttgcaggtgccttggtggaagagttgggtaacatctcacagcaagaactggcaaatctggtgcagtccatgaggaggagatgcactgcagcacttactgcagctggtgaccacaccagatcctgactgttacttttgattttgaccccctctttgttcaggcacacattattccatttctgttagtcacatatctgtggaacttgttcagtttatttcttagttgttgaatcttgttaccttcatacaaatatttacacatgataagtgtgctgaaaataaatgcagttgacattGAGAGTGTCAGGAATTTCCTCGTCGcttgacgatatagcgaaatcatcatcagaaaatgaggaccaatatgcagcggagcTGAGATGGTTCATTTTGAACTTTTAATAAATtcccaaaatgaacatacaaaataacaaaaaaaacgaaCGCACGctacactgacagtcctgttaggttttcacacactaaacacggaacaatcacccacgaataacaaacacaaacacaccctcatatatgggactctcaatcaaaggcagatagacaacacctgccttcaactgagagtcccaaccccaatcaacacaacatagaaacacactcaccagactacacatagaaatacataaacatatgtaacagtgtaggttccgtccctctcttcgccccaacccgggctcgaaccagggacccttgcacacatcgacaactgaCACCCaagaagcatcgttacccatcgcgccacaaaagccacggcgaccaatgatccgggtcaacagcatcaatgatccgggtcaaccctacttcaagtctcagagcgagtgacgtcactgattgaaacgctattagcgcgcaccaccgctaactaactagccatttcacatcggttacactcaccccccctttgacctcctccttttccgcggcttttgtggcgcgatgggtaacgatgcttcgtgggtgtcagttgttgatgtgtgcaagggtccctggtttgagcctgggttggggcgaagagagggacggaacctacactgttacacatagaccatcaaccaaaaacctggaaatactaaatcaaacaccctttaaacaaacacaccaccctgaaccacataaaacaaataccctctgccacgtcctgaccaaactacaatgctaattaacccttatactggccaggacgtgacagagaggacgtttcattttttgctgagtttagttgtcaatggttttattGGTACTTGGGTCAGTCTCCTTGCCCCTTCCAGCAGCCAAATTGAAGGTATTGTGACGTTTTAATGAAAACGACCTAtagccatagaaatataataaatGGAACGGACTTGGAACCTCTAAACCTGGCattttgactggtaaactcatggtaCAATCGCGAtgtggctgcctggtattgtgacaaTCATCTCCATGTTATTTTGGAATGTTCTATCAACTAATGCTGGattgccatggtaatgtagaatgtggGTCATGCTAACTGATGTGGGTCATGCAATGGAAcgcatttttttttgtaattgaCTCAACAAATCACAGTACAGATTTaagggtacacttcctgcttttacttcctggctTACTTctcattatgccatcattgacttaaATGGAGATGcgattttaattaattatatttatattatagtACATCCTCCCCTAGTCTACTGTAGTTCCAATAAAGTCTGGGAACACGAAGAACCCGGTAAATTAGAGCGTTGAGTCTAAGCCCTTCTATTTGTGGCGCAAGAAAATACCCTTTTTCCCTGAGGAAGGAATTGGAAATAGTACGGGTAGAATATAATTCAATTTGCATATTTGTAGAATTGACCAGACAATTGTTAATGACAATAAGTGTTTAAATGGTTACTGTATCATAAACAATGACGTCTTACAAAACAAATGACTGATTATGGCAACGAACCCTGCCGATACTTTTGAGAAGTTTGTATAGATTGCGCTGCAAATGATTGAACAGATAACgttaggctacgtgtgcctttccCCTCATGTGTTCAGGAGGTCAGAGGACTGGACAGCTCCTTTCCTAAATCAGACGGGAGGAGCCAAGCGTGGACCACTATGCTGTCTACTCTATCACACAAAAACCTCACGTCTGAATAGCTACACCGCCGTCTTTATTCCACTAAATATAGTGCCATGCTTGGACGCATCCAATATGACTGACTAGCTAGGTGAACAACTAAGCGATATaggtaaaatgtaaaatgttaagcAAAGTTATTGATTTAACAGTAAAGATTTAGGTTAATATCGTAGCGTTTTAGGATATAGTTCTGCTTGTCGCATTTTCGTTGGTGCTCGTGCGTAATTGGGTATCCTATGCTATTTAGCGCGTTGTGTGTAGGTTATTCTTTCAGAACAAGGGCTTGACGAATTTTAATTCAGGTCCGATGTTGCATGCACGTATAATCAACTTTTCAACAATGTCAACCTGTTCTTTGGAGGCGAGGGACTGGTCGTGCTGAGCGCAATAGGTTATCCTACTAAACCCTGTAGTTATTTTTGACAGAGAAATTAGAAACTGAGCTGCGACTTGATAAATGCTTATTTTTCAGGAGAAGAAGCATGCTGAAAATCAGGATGTGCCTCACAACATTTGGGTTATTTCTGGTCTTGAGTGTTGCCATCACTAAAGGTAATTTATCACATCATCCATTATAGTTTCCATTATAGCAACAGTACCCTCATTACATAGAGGCTGTCATTGAGATTTAATAACttaaaaataaatcacttactagCTGCGAGTATTTTCCTTTTCAATGATTgttctgttttatatttgaggtCTTTGAAAAGGCAATTCATAGCTAATCTCGTGTTTTCTCTTTCACATATCCAAGCTATTGAATGCAGCGCAGGGTGCAATCCTGAAAACGGCTACTGTGAAAAGCCTGAGGAATGCAGGTAATTAAATTCCCCTCAAATTATATAATAGATCATCGGAAGTATGTTAAATATTTGTAGCAACCATGTTTCATCAACATAAGCAGTCCATTTTCATCTTATTTCACCCCATTTCCACATGGTCAAGTCGTCACAGACCAAACAAGAAATTATGTTTTTCATCCTGCTAATTCCAAGTTTAGAtgtattgtttacaaatatataaaaatcaaCTTTTcccaatcaatgatacagtaatACACCCTGTGGAAACATCCAATAATATAGTCCAGCTGGGTGAGAAAAAACATGTGTGAAGCATAACAATGGTCTCTTCATCTGAATCATGTGTTCAGATGCAAACCAGGCTGGCAGGGGGTAACATGCAGGCAGTGCATGCCCTTCCCTGGCTGTCTTCATGGCACCTGTGAGAAAGCATGGCAGTGCATCTGTGAAGAGGGCTGGATGGGGAGCCAGTGTGACCAAGGTGAGTCCAGTCCACTTTTCTCTCATGTCAGCCCTGACCATGTGAATAAGGTAGGATCCCATGAGATACTGCTGAATGATTCACCGATAGCACATACTTAGTTTAATcttcaatatactgtatatttatgtACATTTTTATGACTTTACCTCGTGCTGAAAGAGAAAGCATCTGTTTGAGGTTGGAACGATAATAGTATTTCCTGTCTCTGATGGCTCTATGTGCTCCACCATCTTAAAGACACCATGGTTGGGAGGTGTCAAATGTAGTCTACTTGTCACTGGTTTGTTTGTTTACAATTTACATTGTGGCAATAAAATCATAacaagctctgtgtgtgtgtgtgtgtgtgtgtgtgtgtgtgtgtgtgtgtgtgtgtgtgtgtgtgtgtgtgtgtgtgtgtgtgtgtgtgtgtgtgtgtgtgtgtgtgtgtgtgtgatgacctCTCCCAACAACATTCTATCAACTTTTTCCAGACACCAACCAGTGCTCATCTAAACCATGCACTGACAACTCCACATGCATCCAGACTGGCCAGGGAGGATACCTCTGCATTTGTCTGCCTGGTTACACAGGAGAGAGCTGCCACCTGAAAAAGGGATCATGTCTAACAAACGGGTATGAAAATCTGACATGGTTTGCATTATCTTAATTAAAACCTTAATCTCTAAAGCTTTTTCAATACCAGATTAGGTGCCATTGAATCCATTGGGGGATCAACCCTTCTGCCTTTCAAATGGACACAGGCTTGTCTCTGGAGACTGATAGGTATACAGCCTTCCAGCCTCCATAGTCTCACTGAATCCCACTATGATTGCTCTTTGTTACACAGGCCTGTTATTGACTTTGAGAGGACCCCGACCCGAAATTCATtacagctctgtctgtgtgtcctttCTCTTTAGTTGACAAGCAATCATTTCAGTTCTATTTAAATCCTCTAACTGAAAATGACTTTTGCATGGAGATGTATATTACCTTTCTTTTTGGGGATTCTGAGAATGACTCCTTAACACTGAGCCCACATTGGAGCTCATTAATCATGGATCTTCATTAAGATTTGAAAGAAGGGCCCATTACTGTCTAGTGAATGTCTAGAGTGAATGTCTAGTGCAAGCAGCCATTTTCATTGAACTCACTGTGTATAACAGCATAATGATTAAAAAGGCATCCTGTTTGAGCGGCTGTGAGCATGTGGCTGTGAGCACAGTACTGGCTAACAACAAAACATATCATTTGAATGGCCTTACACAACCTCTGAGATGTGACcgatacatttctttttttttttaaaaacctctTGAGCTCTTGTATGTTGCCATAATCCCTTAGAGAGAAATCAAAGTGAACTGGTTTACCCTTCAGCTCTCCCTGCCAAAACGGTGGCACCTGCTCTGACGCCGGTGGCTTGGCAGCCTACCCCTCCTGCGCCTGTCCCCTCGGATTCGCTGGAGACTTCTGTGAGATTGACACGGATAGCTGTAATCCCAACCCCTGCCTCAACGGGGGCAACTGCACCGACTACGGCCCTGCATTCACCTGCTCCTGCCCCGTGGGCTTCAACGGCCCCACCTGTAACAACACCCATGTGGACCCCCTCTCCCCCTGTGCTAGTACCCCCTGTGGGAACGGGGGCACCTGCGTGGTGGGGAGCCAAAAGAACAGGGCTGGGATGTACCATTGTCTGTGCCTCCCAGGGTGCACTTTCACTGGGCATGAATGCACACCGACCCAGCAGCCACACAGGCCCAAAGCCAAACTCAGGCTGGCCAAACTCTCCCCACCACACTACAGCCTACCAGCCCACGCCTTCCATAAACTACTAAGGCCCCCCGAGAGGGACCTTCTCAAGATCAGCCTGAAGGAGACGGTTCACTCGGCCTCTGCCGCCAGCCTGGTCACCCGCAGTCAGCTCATCTGTTTCGGGATGCTGGGCCTGCTCACCTGCCTGGTGATCCTGGGAACTACAGGTATTATCTTCTTCAACCGCTGCGAGACGTGGATGGCCAACGCCAAGTACAGCCATCTGGTGCGCCAGCAAAGAGAGCATCTGTTGAGAGCCAATAACAGCGAGGATGAGGGGGGCCACTCTGTCAACATCATCCTCCCTGAGAAGATCAAGCTCACCAGCTTTGGGAAACATTACACGTCAATCTGACATGTGGGTATTTTGACTGACCGTCTGCATGAGGAGTGTGTTTGAATGTGCAAGGACAcctacaaaacaaatggagaagGTCATGGatttaaaatagattttaaagAGAAAACTGAGGCTCCCTCTCTGAAAAATGCAGTTATTCTGTTCTAATGTAATCCACTATATGtggaactttcttcaaataagaGGATTGATGCTAAGATGTACAGGCACTATGCCTGGAGAAGAAGGACAATAATGTATGCCTGCCGAATGTTCAGGACATCCACAAGCTGTCGTTTTATTTCTTTCAGATGTTAACTTATAACATAAAAGTGCTTATAaagcaaaataatattttttaaagcAAAATAACCAAAACAACTGATTTTGATTCTTCGAAGATTTTGATCTGAACTAATTCAATATTTAACTTTCCATTTTTATACTGTAGTTAATTATGCATGAAATTGTGTACAAATTTCAGACTTTAAGTCAATTACAGTGGTTATCATAAAGCCCCAAGTTTATCATTGTATTACAAATCCTATTAGATATGCTGATATTTTGGACTAGAACCAGTGCTTTTGATGGTTAGGTTCTATTACTATTCAGATTGCTGTTGATATTTGTCTTCTACATATTATTGTTAGTGGATAGAATACATCTGCTTTTACAGTATTCAAGTGAACCACATCTTTGCATTTATACTGCTTTTTAGtttttgatctctctctctctctctctctctctctctctctctctctatatatatatatatatatatatatatatatatatatatatatatataatatatacacaaaTATTATCAAAAAAATATGTCTGGAAATATCAGCAAGTATTGTCAATCTGTAATGAGCATAATACAATTGTTACGAACCACCAGTAGTGGATGTTATAGTACCTTAGATATTCATCCCATTTTATGTCTAATTAGTATTCTTTTAAAGCACCAATTAATTCAACTCTATAATTCAGCAAGTGTATTTACAAATATGAATGTGACTGCAAACTCCTGCTTTGAACAAAACTCCATCCAATTTCTGGTAAGATTTCATACCACAACACAAACATCGACCCCTGCAGTTTGTTTGAGGGCAAAATAGGATTAAAATGTGGGTGGCTTTAATTTACTTTTCCAGGCCAAGAAAATGTGGGTTGGAGCCATTAATCACTggaaatgtcaacaacaaaaataggatgttgtgtttgtgtgtttggggCACCAGCAGGAAGTTGGGTACCCAATTTTCACTCTAAAGTAGTCTGCCACATGAAATTTCAAACCATAAACATTGTATAAAACACAAGTGAGCAGTTTGGATGTCGTATTGGTAACATTCGGTTAGTTATAACCCACCGGGCAAAGACCTGACGTCAACATCAAATCAACATCCATATTTACTTTTAACTACGTTTAATTAAATGTGATTTCACCTTGAAATACTGTCATTGATTTGTGTTTGAAATATAGGTAAAAATGttgacaaaacatttataaaaacattgATATTCGTTGTCAGGTATGTTAAAATAGGTCTTTCATAGAATGTTAATTCAGTGTTTTTGCCAGATGGGAAAGGGCCTCTTATCCATCTTCAGTACATGTTACAGGGCTATGGGAAAGGGCCTCTTATCCATCTTCAGTACATGTTACAGTGCTATGGGAAAGGGCCTCTTATCCATCTTCAGTACATGTTACAGTGCTATGGGAAAGGGCCTCTTATCCATCTTCAGTACATGTTACAGGGCTATGGGAAAGGGCCTCTTATCCATCTTCAGTACATGTTACAGTGCTATGGGAAAGGGCTTCTTATCCATCTTCAGTACATGTTACAGTGCTATGGGAAAGGGCCTCTTATCCATCTTCAGTACATGTTACAGTGCTATGGGAAAGGGCCTCTTATCCATCTTCAGTACATGTTACAGTGCTATGGGAAAGGTCCTCTTATCCATCTTCAGTACATGTTACAGTGCTATGGGAAAGGGCCTCTTATCCATCCTCAGTACATGTTACAGTGCTATGGGAAAGGGCCTCTTATCCATCTTCAGTACATGTTACAGGGCTATGGGAAAGGGCCTCTTATCCATCTTCAGTACATGTTACAGTGCTATGGGAAAGGGCCTCTTATCCATCTTCAGTACATGTTACAGTGCTATGTGCTTTTACTGTGATTTGGTAGAATATTGCTTATTGTGTTTTTCTTGATCTTTGCTAATAAAAATATAAACCAGTCTTCCTTTTTCAAATAAGATACATTTATCAAATACCGTATCTACAGCCTGACAGCCatcccaaatgtatatttcaacTTACAGGTCCAAATATATGTTTTGTTCTCAAGAAGACAAACCTGGattaaaaaaaaggttaaattaacTTCCTATCCTGGTCAGTTCGTATGCATTCTGGGCCTGTATCCTCAAAAGCCTCTCAGAGAAGAAGTGTTGaactaggatctgtccatatcaTATTATTAATTAGGatataaaaggcaaaactgattctagatcaacactttgtgaatacaggcccagatcATTGTGTGGGTTCCTGTATTGTATCCGTATCCCGGAACAGATTTTACAGAATGGTGTTTGCCACCACCTCGTGGAGAATATATCACCCtgtatcaaccaatcaaccaatgaAATAAACACCACTGGACTTTTATAAATTAGCATACAAAACCTGTAAAGTTATTTACAAACTTAAATATTGACATATTCATGTATACCTTACAAATGAATACCCGACCTTATTATATATTTTTCAGCCACAtctaacatacagtataatctacaTAATAGaatattttaaaatacatttaataagCATCTGACTAATCGGTTATTTGGTtatttgcagtggtgtaaagtacttatgtaaaaacactttaaagtactacttaagtaatttttgggggtatctttgctttactttagtatttatatttttgacaacttttacttttacttcactacattcctaaagaaaataatgtactttttactccatatattttccatgactcccaaaagtacttgttacattttgaatgcttagcaagacaggaaaatggtGCAATTCAGGACCGTACATGCAGCCTCCATTTAAACCAGGGCACTCCAggtctgttcctggagagagaccctcctgttctctccaaccctgttcctgggaAAAATGTCTTCAGGAATAAGGCTGGAGTGAAAACCTGCAGGAGGGtttctctctaggaacagggctggagtgaacacctacaggagggtatctctccaggaacagggttggagtataaacctgcAAAAGGGTATCTCGcaaggaacagggctggagaggccagctacaggagggtacctctccaggaacagggttggagtgaacacctacaggagggtatctctccaggaacagggctggggtgaacacctacaggagggtatctctccaggaacagggctggggTGAACACCTACacttacattttaaaaacatgtaaatggtgccgtctggtttgcttaatataaggaatttgaaatgatttctacttttacatttgatacttacatatattttagcaattacatgtacttttgatacttaagtatatttaaaatcaaatacttttttacttttactcaagtaaaatTTTACTGGGAGGACTTTCACTTTTTTCtattattaaggtatctttacttttactcatgtaCGACCATTGgggactttttccaccactgcctacaggagggtacctctccaggaacagggctggagaggCCAGCTACAGGATGgtacctctccaggaacagggctggagaggCCAGCAAcaggagggtacctctccaggaacagggctggagaggCCAGCTACTGTACAGGAGggtatcttttttattttttttatttttgtttaacctttatttaggtaggcaagtcagttaagaacaaattcttatttacaatgacggccaaaaggcaaaagaccacATGTGGGGATGGCggctgggataaaaaaattaCAAGTATAATATGTAacatataggacaaaacacacatcacgacaagagagacaacacaacactacataaagagagacagacctaagacaacaaggaacagggctggagatgCCTGGTTTAAACTGTGGTGTGGAGTATGTCCAGTAGGTGTCATCAGCCGTCCAAAAGAAAAGATCACAGCAGGCTACATGTTTTATAGGACTATGGGGATGGTTAAGAGATATACAGCCAGCCTTGAGAGACAAGCCaagttgggcaggtagcctagcggttaagagagttgggccagtaactgagtCAGAgaatgttttctctgctactgcacggcaagcggtaccggagtgccaagtctaggaccaaaaggctccttaagagcttctacccccaagccataagactgctgaacaattaatcaaatggccaccggactatttacattgacatccccccccccccccccccatttgttttgtacactgctgctactcgctgtttattatcgatGCATAGCCACTtcacccttacctacatgtacaaattacctcgactaacctgtacccccgcacattgcctcagtaccggtaccccctgtatatagccttgttattttattgttactttttataatttttactttagtttatttggtaaatactCTTTATTgagctgcactgttggttaagggcttgtaagtaagcatttcactgtaaggtctacactcgTATTCGGCgtttgtgacaaataaagtttgatttgatttgagaggtcACTGGTTCGAGTCCCCAAGCcgtctgtcgatgtgcccttgagcacgGCGC
This region includes:
- the dlk1 gene encoding protein delta homolog 1, encoding MLKIRMCLTTFGLFLVLSVAITKAIECSAGCNPENGYCEKPEECRCKPGWQGVTCRQCMPFPGCLHGTCEKAWQCICEEGWMGSQCDQDTNQCSSKPCTDNSTCIQTGQGGYLCICLPGYTGESCHLKKGSCLTNGSPCQNGGTCSDAGGLAAYPSCACPLGFAGDFCEIDTDSCNPNPCLNGGNCTDYGPAFTCSCPVGFNGPTCNNTHVDPLSPCASTPCGNGGTCVVGSQKNRAGMYHCLCLPGCTFTGHECTPTQQPHRPKAKLRLAKLSPPHYSLPAHAFHKLLRPPERDLLKISLKETVHSASAASLVTRSQLICFGMLGLLTCLVILGTTGIIFFNRCETWMANAKYSHLVRQQREHLLRANNSEDEGGHSVNIILPEKIKLTSFGKHYTSI